In Magnetospirillum sp. XM-1, a single window of DNA contains:
- the cysT gene encoding sulfate ABC transporter permease subunit CysT gives MRARRLLPGFSLTMGMTLAYLGLIVLLPLGAMLVKAAGMSLEAFIAATTGPRALAAYQVTLLSAAEAVLFNGLAGLLFAWVLARYQFPGRNLLDALIDLPFAMPTAVAGLALAAAFAPNGWVGQYLEPLGFKVVHAQPGIAIAMAFTSLPFVVRSVQPVIEELETETEEAARTLGASELQVFLKVIMPTLAPSLLAGMSLAFARCLGEFGAIIFIAGNRPFETEIAALLIFIKLEEYEFGSATAIATVVLAFAFITMLLTNGIQAWQQRYLAKG, from the coding sequence ATGCGCGCCCGCAGGCTGTTGCCCGGCTTTTCTTTGACCATGGGAATGACGCTGGCCTATCTCGGCCTGATCGTTCTCCTGCCGCTGGGCGCCATGCTGGTCAAGGCGGCGGGCATGAGCCTGGAGGCCTTCATCGCCGCCACCACCGGCCCGCGCGCCCTGGCGGCCTATCAGGTCACCCTGCTGTCGGCGGCCGAGGCGGTGCTGTTCAACGGTCTGGCCGGGCTGCTGTTCGCCTGGGTGCTGGCCCGCTATCAGTTTCCCGGGCGCAACCTGCTGGATGCGCTGATCGACCTTCCCTTCGCCATGCCCACCGCCGTGGCCGGCCTGGCCCTGGCCGCCGCCTTCGCGCCCAACGGCTGGGTGGGGCAGTATCTCGAGCCCCTTGGCTTCAAGGTGGTCCACGCCCAGCCGGGCATCGCCATCGCCATGGCCTTCACCAGCCTGCCCTTCGTGGTGCGAAGCGTGCAGCCGGTGATCGAGGAACTGGAGACCGAGACAGAGGAGGCCGCCCGCACGCTGGGCGCGTCCGAGCTGCAGGTCTTCCTCAAGGTGATCATGCCGACCCTGGCGCCCTCGCTGCTGGCCGGCATGTCGCTGGCCTTCGCCCGCTGCCTGGGCGAGTTCGGCGCCATCATCTTCATCGCCGGCAACCGCCCCTTCGAGACCGAGATCGCCGCCCTGCTGATCTTCATCAAGCTGGAGGAGTACGAGTTCGGCTCCGCCACCGCCATCGCCACCGTGGTGCTGGCCTTCGCCTTCATCACCATGCTGCTGACCAACGGCATCCAGGCCTGGCAGCAGCGCTATCTGGCAAAGGGGTGA
- a CDS encoding DUF423 domain-containing protein, which produces MRVWLMLAGLNGAMAVGFAAWGSHGLDGDAARWVGLGSQFQLLHAVALLGLARFCAEGRRLFRPAAALMVAGIVLFSGSLYAKALGLSLPVPMLTPLGGVGFILSWLLLVPAGWLADDHARI; this is translated from the coding sequence ATGCGTGTCTGGTTGATGCTGGCCGGGCTGAACGGAGCCATGGCCGTGGGCTTCGCGGCCTGGGGATCGCACGGGCTGGATGGCGATGCCGCCCGCTGGGTCGGGCTGGGCAGCCAGTTCCAGTTGCTGCACGCGGTGGCCCTGCTGGGGCTGGCGCGCTTCTGCGCCGAGGGCCGCCGGCTGTTCCGGCCCGCCGCCGCCCTGATGGTCGCCGGCATCGTCCTGTTCTCGGGATCGCTCTATGCGAAGGCGCTGGGCCTGTCCTTGCCGGTGCCCATGCTGACCCCATTGGGGGGCGTCGGTTTCATTCTGTCCTGGCTGCTGCTGGTCCCGGCGGGATGGTTAGCTGATGATCATGCTCGGATTTGA
- a CDS encoding FecR domain-containing protein — translation MAVPRMLIALVLGLALLAGESRAQDAAKVIRLQGAAQARDGAATRPLAAGDPVRPGETLRTGPGARLLVQFSDGMELTLSDGAEMKIAAYDWAPERAAGKAELALAEGSFLLQTGAVGKLPDHPLTVKTPLASVGVRGTRFWGGPLDAPLSVLLLEGRVVVSSAAGSVELGTPGEGTSVTGPGETPRPPSFWGEERINRAFATVSFGN, via the coding sequence ATGGCCGTTCCGCGCATGCTGATCGCCCTGGTTCTCGGCCTGGCCTTGCTGGCCGGCGAAAGCAGGGCGCAGGACGCCGCAAAGGTGATCCGCCTGCAGGGAGCCGCCCAGGCCCGGGACGGCGCCGCCACCCGCCCCCTGGCGGCCGGCGACCCGGTGCGGCCGGGAGAGACCTTGCGCACCGGCCCCGGCGCGCGCCTGCTGGTCCAGTTCAGCGACGGCATGGAGCTGACCTTGAGCGACGGGGCCGAGATGAAAATCGCCGCCTATGACTGGGCGCCGGAGCGCGCGGCGGGCAAGGCGGAGCTGGCCCTGGCCGAAGGTTCGTTCCTGCTCCAGACCGGCGCGGTGGGCAAGCTGCCCGACCATCCCCTGACGGTGAAGACGCCGCTGGCCTCGGTGGGGGTGCGCGGCACCCGCTTCTGGGGCGGGCCGCTGGACGCGCCCTTGAGCGTGCTGCTACTCGAGGGCCGCGTGGTGGTGAGTTCCGCCGCCGGCTCGGTGGAGCTGGGAACGCCCGGCGAAGGCACCTCGGTGACCGGGCCGGGCGAAACGCCCCGTCCGCCCTCCTTCTGGGGCGAGGAACGGATCAATCGCGCCTTCGCCACGGTCAGCTTCGGAAACTGA
- the cysW gene encoding sulfate ABC transporter permease subunit CysW encodes MIPAMAVHHVPHRQPGGKRRLVLIGLAGLLALGFLMVPMAVIFAQAFSKGWAAWWGAVSHPETLHAIGLSLLVLAIVVPINAVYGLAVAWTVTKFRFKGKKWLVALVEAPFSVSPIVAGVAALMVYGGSGLLGPWLEEYDLKVMFALPGIVIATLFVTSPFIARELLPLMQLQGTDDEEAALTLGAGGLAIFLRVTLPNIKWALYYGIILCAARSLGEFGAVSVVSGQVRGETMTLPLQIDLLYHDYESSGAFAAASVLTLLALVTLVLKLLVERFYDREIEQTLAERQG; translated from the coding sequence ATGATACCCGCCATGGCCGTCCACCACGTGCCCCACCGCCAACCCGGCGGCAAGCGGCGCCTTGTCCTGATCGGCCTGGCCGGGCTGCTGGCGCTCGGCTTCCTGATGGTGCCCATGGCGGTGATCTTCGCCCAGGCCTTCTCCAAGGGCTGGGCGGCGTGGTGGGGCGCGGTCAGCCATCCCGAGACCCTGCACGCCATCGGCCTCTCGCTGCTGGTGCTGGCCATCGTGGTGCCCATCAACGCCGTCTACGGCCTGGCGGTGGCCTGGACGGTCACCAAGTTCCGCTTCAAGGGCAAGAAGTGGCTGGTGGCCCTGGTCGAGGCGCCGTTCTCGGTGTCGCCCATCGTCGCCGGCGTCGCCGCCCTGATGGTCTATGGCGGATCGGGGCTGCTGGGGCCCTGGCTGGAGGAGTACGACCTCAAGGTGATGTTCGCCCTGCCGGGCATCGTCATCGCCACCCTGTTCGTCACCAGCCCGTTCATCGCCCGCGAATTGCTGCCCCTGATGCAACTGCAGGGCACCGACGACGAGGAAGCTGCCCTGACGCTGGGGGCGGGGGGGCTGGCCATCTTCCTGCGCGTCACCCTGCCCAACATCAAATGGGCGCTGTATTACGGCATCATCCTGTGCGCCGCCCGTTCCCTGGGCGAGTTCGGCGCCGTTTCGGTGGTGTCGGGGCAGGTGCGGGGCGAGACCATGACCCTGCCCTTGCAGATCGATCTGCTCTATCACGATTACGAAAGCTCGGGCGCCTTCGCCGCCGCCTCGGTGCTGACCCTGCTGGCCCTGGTCACCCTGGTGCTGAAGCTGCTGGTCGAGCGCTTCTACGACCGTGAGATCGAGCAAACCCTGGCCGAGCGCCAGGGCTGA
- a CDS encoding hemerythrin domain-containing protein, which produces MNTQTGALLHQAHMTTIEALQSLDELLGSNKKAPAKDELLARKLKQLARILKSEVENHFGFEENHLFKVFVEQGETGIVTMLTHEHRSILPLALQVADLAVAAAEAGFTDATWTEFKDAGAELVEREIFHIQKEEMGLLSAISALVDPEMDEELADIYRREVG; this is translated from the coding sequence ATGAACACCCAGACCGGCGCCCTGCTGCATCAGGCCCACATGACCACCATCGAGGCGTTGCAGTCGCTGGACGAACTGCTCGGCTCCAACAAGAAGGCGCCCGCCAAGGACGAGCTGCTGGCCCGCAAGCTCAAGCAGCTGGCCCGCATCCTCAAGTCCGAGGTGGAGAACCATTTCGGCTTCGAGGAGAACCACCTGTTCAAGGTGTTCGTCGAGCAGGGCGAGACCGGCATCGTCACCATGCTGACCCACGAGCACCGCTCGATCCTGCCGCTGGCCCTGCAGGTGGCCGACCTGGCGGTGGCCGCCGCCGAGGCCGGCTTCACCGACGCCACCTGGACCGAGTTCAAGGACGCCGGCGCCGAGTTGGTCGAGCGCGAGATCTTCCACATCCAGAAGGAAGAGATGGGCCTGCTGTCCGCCATCTCCGCCCTGGTCGATCCCGAGATGGACGAGGAACTGGCCGACATCTACCGTCGCGAAGTGGGCTGA
- a CDS encoding GGDEF domain-containing protein, giving the protein MAITPESVLSSIVLLTEQRSQKHLEDCLTATLAELANLPFCGICTPMPTANGIFVDWAAIRSHDGANPSDELQEIGTDPLLLDCMAMGCERSETLADGGIRRAHPVIDDRGKVCAFLVTHTAPGQAEPSGLIKGFIAIYRNYLTILWDAARDTLTGLKNRKTFDENFSTIVAESRHIDVSFNGNRREAHLDGQHHWLGIIDIDHFKRINDTYGHIFGDEVLLLLSALMRKAFRAEDRLFRFGGEEFVVLLAPTTFLAAQAVFERFRATVEAFAFPDVGRITVSVGFVRIDCDDKPSVVIGNADRALYYAKAHGRNQVHSFEHLVAQGDLPFESPSLAKAKLF; this is encoded by the coding sequence TTGGCGATCACACCGGAATCCGTTCTATCATCGATTGTACTTCTGACCGAACAGCGGAGTCAGAAGCATCTGGAAGATTGCCTGACCGCCACTTTGGCCGAGTTGGCCAACCTGCCGTTCTGCGGCATCTGCACGCCCATGCCCACCGCCAACGGCATCTTCGTCGACTGGGCCGCCATCCGAAGCCATGACGGCGCCAACCCGTCGGACGAATTGCAGGAGATCGGCACCGACCCCCTGCTGCTGGACTGCATGGCCATGGGCTGCGAGCGCAGCGAGACGCTGGCCGACGGCGGCATCCGCCGCGCCCATCCGGTGATCGACGACCGCGGCAAGGTCTGCGCCTTCCTGGTCACCCACACCGCCCCGGGCCAGGCCGAGCCCTCCGGCCTGATCAAGGGCTTCATCGCCATCTACCGCAACTACCTCACCATTCTGTGGGACGCGGCGCGCGACACCCTGACGGGGCTGAAGAACCGCAAGACCTTCGACGAGAATTTCAGCACCATCGTCGCCGAAAGCCGGCACATCGACGTGTCGTTCAACGGCAACCGGCGCGAAGCCCATCTGGACGGCCAGCACCACTGGCTGGGCATCATCGACATCGACCACTTCAAGCGGATCAACGACACCTACGGCCACATCTTCGGCGACGAGGTGCTGCTGCTGCTCTCGGCCCTGATGCGCAAGGCCTTCCGAGCCGAGGACAGGCTGTTCCGCTTCGGGGGAGAGGAATTCGTCGTCCTGCTGGCTCCCACCACCTTCCTGGCCGCCCAGGCGGTGTTCGAACGCTTCCGCGCCACGGTGGAGGCCTTCGCCTTCCCCGACGTGGGGCGCATCACCGTCAGCGTCGGATTTGTCCGCATCGATTGCGACGACAAGCCCTCCGTGGTCATAGGCAACGCCGACCGCGCGCTCTACTATGCCAAGGCGCACGGCCGCAATCAGGTCCACTCGTTCGAGCACCTTGTCGCCCAGGGGGATTTGCCGTTCGAATCCCCCTCTCTCGCCAAGGCCAAGCTATTCTGA
- a CDS encoding response regulator, which produces MAKSVLIVEDNDLNMKLFNDLLQANGYETIQTKDGREAMDIARKHRPDLILMDIQLPEISGLEITKMLKNDAELKAIPVIAVTAFAMNGDEEKIREGGCEGYIAKPISVANFLQTVARFLE; this is translated from the coding sequence ATGGCCAAGTCAGTGCTGATCGTCGAAGATAACGACTTGAACATGAAGTTGTTCAACGACTTGTTGCAGGCGAACGGCTACGAGACCATCCAGACCAAGGATGGCCGCGAGGCCATGGACATCGCCCGCAAGCATCGTCCCGACCTGATCCTGATGGACATCCAGCTTCCCGAGATTTCCGGTCTGGAAATCACCAAGATGCTGAAGAACGACGCCGAGCTGAAGGCCATTCCGGTGATCGCCGTCACCGCCTTCGCCATGAATGGCGACGAGGAAAAGATCCGCGAGGGCGGCTGCGAGGGCTATATCGCCAAGCCCATCTCGGTGGCCAATTTCCTGCAGACCGTGGCGCGCTTCCTGGAATAG
- the rpmG gene encoding 50S ribosomal protein L33 has protein sequence MAKPATILIKLLSTAGTGFFYVAKKNPRKTTEKLEFRKYDPVVRKHVQFKEAKIK, from the coding sequence ATGGCTAAGCCTGCCACCATTCTCATCAAGCTGCTGAGCACCGCTGGGACGGGCTTCTTCTACGTGGCCAAGAAGAACCCCCGCAAGACCACCGAGAAGCTTGAATTCCGCAAGTACGATCCGGTCGTGCGCAAGCACGTCCAGTTCAAGGAAGCCAAGATCAAGTAG
- the purU gene encoding formyltetrahydrofolate deformylase, whose amino-acid sequence MADKPTWVLTITCPDTVGIVAAVSGFLSTHDCFITEAAQYGDPLSSRFFMRIVFGAGAMTPPIPELEKLFTVVAAQFQMIWKLHDATRKARVVILVSKFGHCLNDLLHRYHTGSLPIEIPAVISNHQDMRSIVEWHGIPYHYMAVDKHDKAAQETRVMEVIERADAELVVLARYMQILSTDMCTRLQGKAINIHHSFLPSFKGAKPYHQAHSRGVKIIGATAHYVTPDLDEGPIIEQGVERVDHTHTPDDLVAIGRDIENVVLARAVRWHTEHRVLLNGSKTVVFR is encoded by the coding sequence ATGGCCGACAAACCCACCTGGGTCCTGACCATCACCTGTCCCGACACGGTGGGAATCGTCGCGGCGGTATCGGGTTTCCTCAGCACGCACGACTGCTTCATCACCGAGGCCGCCCAGTACGGCGATCCGCTGTCGTCGCGCTTCTTCATGCGCATCGTGTTCGGCGCCGGCGCCATGACGCCGCCCATCCCCGAGCTGGAAAAGCTGTTCACCGTGGTGGCCGCCCAGTTCCAGATGATCTGGAAGCTGCATGACGCCACCCGCAAGGCCCGGGTGGTGATCCTGGTGTCCAAGTTCGGGCATTGCCTGAACGACCTTCTGCACCGCTACCACACCGGTTCGCTGCCCATCGAGATACCGGCGGTGATCTCCAACCACCAGGACATGCGCTCCATCGTCGAATGGCACGGCATTCCCTATCACTACATGGCGGTGGACAAGCACGACAAGGCCGCCCAGGAAACCCGCGTCATGGAGGTGATCGAGCGCGCCGACGCCGAACTGGTGGTGCTGGCCCGCTACATGCAGATCCTGTCCACCGACATGTGCACCCGGCTGCAGGGCAAGGCCATCAACATCCACCACTCGTTCCTGCCCAGCTTCAAGGGGGCCAAGCCCTACCACCAGGCCCATTCCCGGGGCGTGAAGATCATCGGCGCCACCGCCCATTACGTCACCCCCGACCTGGACGAGGGCCCCATCATCGAGCAGGGCGTCGAGCGCGTCGACCACACCCACACCCCCGACGACCTGGTGGCCATCGGCCGCGACATCGAGAACGTGGTGCTGGCCCGCGCGGTCCGTTGGCACACCGAGCACCGGGTGCTGCTCAACGGTTCGAAGACGGTGGTGTTCCGGTAA
- the cysP gene encoding thiosulfate ABC transporter substrate-binding protein CysP, which produces MAFRFSTLAALTALALSPVLAPAGALAQDKAPGELLNVSYDIARELFQQINPAFQATPAGKAADGKAIEIKQSHAGSSKQARAILEGLPADVVTFNQVTDVQVLADRGFVRKDWQTAFPNGASPYYSLPAFVVRKGNPKNIKNWDDLVRPDVKVVFPNPKTSGNGRYTHLAAYAFALETYKGDQVQAKEFIRKLVANVPVFDTGGRGATTTFVERATGDVLVTFEAEVGGVIKEFGADKVQAVIPPVSILAEFPVAVVDKVAAKKGSAKTAKAYLDYLYTDEAQEILAKNFYRVHSEKVAARHAGDFPKVRLYTTELFGGWDNIQKIHFAEGGIFDQVFGKK; this is translated from the coding sequence ATGGCTTTTCGTTTCTCCACCCTGGCCGCGCTGACGGCCCTGGCGCTTTCCCCGGTCCTGGCCCCGGCCGGCGCCCTGGCCCAGGACAAGGCGCCGGGCGAGCTGCTCAACGTGTCCTACGACATCGCCCGCGAGCTGTTCCAGCAGATCAACCCCGCCTTCCAGGCCACCCCGGCCGGCAAGGCCGCCGACGGCAAGGCGATCGAGATCAAGCAGAGCCATGCCGGTTCCTCCAAGCAGGCCCGCGCCATCCTGGAAGGCCTGCCCGCCGACGTGGTGACCTTCAACCAGGTGACGGACGTGCAGGTGCTGGCCGACCGGGGCTTCGTGCGCAAGGACTGGCAGACCGCCTTCCCCAACGGCGCGTCGCCCTATTACTCGCTGCCGGCCTTCGTGGTCAGGAAGGGCAATCCCAAGAACATCAAGAACTGGGACGATCTGGTCCGCCCCGACGTCAAGGTGGTGTTCCCCAACCCGAAGACCTCGGGCAACGGCCGCTATACCCATCTGGCCGCCTACGCCTTCGCGCTGGAGACCTACAAGGGCGATCAGGTGCAGGCCAAGGAGTTCATCCGCAAGCTGGTGGCCAACGTGCCGGTGTTCGACACCGGCGGGCGCGGCGCCACCACCACCTTCGTCGAGCGGGCCACCGGCGACGTGCTGGTCACCTTCGAGGCCGAAGTGGGCGGCGTGATCAAGGAATTCGGCGCCGACAAGGTCCAGGCGGTGATTCCGCCGGTCAGCATCCTGGCGGAATTCCCGGTGGCGGTGGTCGACAAGGTGGCGGCCAAGAAGGGCTCGGCCAAGACCGCCAAGGCCTATCTCGACTACCTCTACACCGACGAGGCGCAGGAGATTTTGGCCAAGAACTTCTACCGGGTGCATTCGGAGAAGGTGGCCGCCCGGCATGCCGGCGACTTCCCCAAGGTCCGTCTCTACACCACCGAGCTGTTCGGCGGCTGGGACAACATCCAGAAGATCCACTTCGCCGAAGGCGGCATCTTCGATCAGGTCTTCGGCAAGAAGTGA